ttttgatctgaattggacTTGATTATTGAGGTGATAAGCAATATTTGACAAATAATTAGCACACAACACAggcaattaaaaaaaatatttgaagcGCCAAGTTGTATATCAGaatttaaaaagtaaaaatTTTTACTACTACACAGTTCTGAGAAGAGATATTATCACATTATTGTTTGTAGGGCTGAGGAGTACAAATGGAATTAAATCCAAAGTAGATTTCCCTGAAGTGTACCCAATAACTCCTAGTCCTCCCTTGTGATTCTCTTTCACATTTCTTCTCCAGTAAAGCTGGTTTACAAACCAGACTGAagtagttttctttttttttacctcactAAATGAGTGGTCAACAGTTCTCTTCTTTATTTGAAGACTTCTAGGAAATGTAGTGCAAATAGTCTCTAAGGAGAGTCTGGGTCTGGCACAGATGGTGGTGGGCTGAGGTAAGGTCAGCCATGGATGCTAATGGAGCAAAGAAGTAATGTGTGGCTCAAATCCAGTCTAGTCTGAGGGATGCTCTGGACATGAGCGGTTTACTTCAAACCACTCGTCTATGCACCTGGGGGAGTGACAGAGATAAAAggtgggaaggagaaagagacagaggggaaacaTATGAACTTTATTTACAGTAGATTCGATTTATTTAAATGATGTGTGCTTGCAAATTCATGTGTATTACCCTTTGTGGTAGATACAGAGGCAGGGCAGTCTAGCAATTGTGTCACCCTGCTCCAACTCATCGAGACAAATAGAACACTCCCCAGAATCCTTAGCCAGGACATCCTCTGAGAAAAGACATAGACAACCAATCAGTGAACATTCTGGGACATCCATAAATCCCACCCATTATGTACAGACATACTCAAATGTATTGGTACCCTTACACCTATAGAAAAAAGCAAAGGAGCTGTGAAAAGAGATTAATTATTGCTAATTTTAAAATGTCCAGGACACATTTGTTAGTACCGCTTAGAAAAGATAATGAATAATTGGATAAGAGATTTTCAACAccattttcatttgttttattatttactTTTAAATATGGGATCAACAATGTTGGGTGCCAATTACTGGGTGTCAGTTTCAAGTTATTTCAGAGGAAATTCTgcatttttccttttttgggggaggggtgCCAACAAATTTGAGCATGTCTATATTTATTACTGCTGTACAGATGTAACAGGGAGCATGTCTGTCaaccagacaggcaggcatacaGGAAGAAAAACCAACTTTAAGCAAATGTTTTTGGTCTCACCATTGTAGGAGAGGCGGGGTTTTGTTAGACACATGATCAGGTGTACCTCCATCTCATCTGAAGACACAAACTTAGAGCACACAGGACAATGGAACCCTGGGAAAACAGAGCCCAAGATAAGTGGTTTAGGCCTAATGCTCTCaaatctctgtgtgtggttagcaagaatatactgtatgtctctgACAATCTGCTGAAgaaaatgtacacacacgtacacacacgtagacacacctACACGGCAGTTATAGATTAGCTAACCTAGATCTTGTTTTTCCTGTAGATAATCTCCCCTGCTCAGACACACCGTACACATCAGACAGCTCTCTGAGGTCAACACATTTTTACTTACACAATATCTAATGAAGCATGGCTACACTGTTGATAAATAGGACATTTGTACGGTATTTATACTgcggcccgtgtgtgtgtgtgtgtgtgtgtgtgtgtgtgagagaggttcAACTCCAACCCAACCCCCACCACCTGTTTTCCTTATCAGCTGAGCAAAGATTACCAGGCCAGAAGCTGGTGAGCTATGGCTGGAAAGGTTTTTTTTTCCAGTGTCATTTACCTGCAACTCTGTGTGGAGCCAACAGCAACAAGAACCCACACCCAATtaagtacacacacccacatgtgaAATAAAGGTAATGCcagagtttgtgttgtgttgtcatgttATACTGTTTATGTGACAGAAAGTATGAAGTAGGTCAAGTCTCATAACACTTTTGAAGAGTCAAGAACACTTACAGCCAGAAAGCAAAGGTTAGTGATGACATAATCATTTGTGATAAAGGTTCCTGGAAGGAAGTACACAGTCTGAGTTGAAAGACCAGAGTGAGTTTGTGTTGTATGCGTGCTTGACAGTCACAGagccatacgtgtgtgtgtgtgtgtgagtactcaTACAACTCTGCAGAGCCTGAATGTGGGCACAGTGCCAGAGGTCTTGACTCGTGacattgtgtctgtttgtgtcaggCCTAGATGGCCGCAATCTGTTCTGGCATGAGACAGGAAACCAGTAAATgacgaagtgtgtgtgtgtgtgtgtgtgtgtgtgtgtgtgtgtgtgtgtgtgtgtgagacaaagaGATATGAGCATGTGACTGACCATGAGTTCTCTCTTTGTTGTTAGTCCATATCTTATCTTTGCAATCACAAATCAGTTTCACCTTCTTGTGATTGTCAAGAATGATATGACAAGAAAAGTGTCATATTTGAACAATGGGACCATGTCATATGTCAAAAATAGTCCAATATAACAACCATAGATCTAGCATACACATTCCTTACCTCCTAGCATGTGGGGGGACAGGTGCGCTGGTAGTGACCCAATAAGCAGCCGGTGCCTGCCGCCAGAGAGCCCGCTCTCCCCGTCTGTGTCGTCTAGGCTGCTGCCAAACAGCAGGGACCCCTGCCTCCTGTTGTTGGGGATATTCACTCCAGCTTGATATGATGAATTTGGATGGTTCCCATTGGAATATCGAATTTCAGGCCCGTCCGGACCATTGGTGTACCTGAACCCACCACCCCCGTTAGTTCCAGATGGGACATCGGAGCTGGAATAAGCACGGGTTCTACCATCCGCCACCGGACTGCTCTGTTTTGGACCCATGGCGTGAAAAAAATCAGGTCCTCTTGATGAGGAAGTCAACGGGGATATGTCTCCTGTGTTGTTTGTTTAAATAGAAACTGTTGATTCACAAACGACTGCGCATGGCGGAAACGCTTCGACAGTTGAAAATAAATTCGTTGACAAACTTTCGAGAAATGACAACTTTACTTTTGATTAAGAAATATCAGTCTTCTTCAAATTGTCAGAAGTTTCGAGTTGCGCTACAACGTGCAATAGATATGACTATCAAGGCGTTTGCAAGGCCCCGCTGATCAACTTCATTAGCAAATATAAAAATTGTCCACctaattttctctctcttgcagaATGGTTGATATTGACACAAAAAGGACTCTTTGGCTCAATTGCTACGGAGATCGAAGACTTCTATACAATGATTATTACCGCATAGGAAGAAAAGCTGGGATTGTCGCGCCTCCCCCTGTGAGCGTGCGTCAGGTCGCGTGACGTCAAACTAAGCAACAGCAACACAAACATATGTTCAAACAGCAAGTCAGACTCCGCACACCCTTCACCACATTTTATTTAATACTTTCACACACATATTAGGACAAACATAAAACACCGATCATATGAATACTTTAAATAACcataaacaataaaataaaataaataacaaacaaGACAAACATATTTAGAGGCCAAGGAAGGCTATTAATAGTCAAAGTTAGTTACGAGTGTTGCAGAATCAGGTGGCGGAAGGCTACAGGGGCAAAAGCATAGCAGTGGTAGTGGTCGTGTCACATACACTCAACGATAATCACAACGGAGGAGGTAGGCCCTTAACACAGGCACAGGGCCAGGTAATTGTTCATGCCCATGAAGGATAAGGTCAACAATAGTTCTACAGTAATCTGATCTCATGTCTGTGGTTCAGGGCAACCTCTACCTTAAGTTATAAACAAACCAaacagagagttagagagaaagacaaagagagggagagagaggaggaggaggggcgtaATGAGAGAATAGAGGTGGGGGGAGCTATAGCTGGTCTCAGAGTAGACCTCAGCAATTATTCTTAGACACTGACCTAGGAACTGCTTGTCTCCCAAAGTCCAATTGTCAGAACTAAGGCTGTCaatgccccccaaaaaactgacTTAAGATCAAGTCAGGGCATCTGTGGGATTGTTCTACAGACGGCACATAAGCAGGAAGACTGAGGAAGGTGTGGAGAGAAAACCAGTTGATGAGGCCAGACCATATTTGatgacaggtcaaaggtcaacagCGTCCATCAACAAGAgctgcaggggtggaggggagtccACCTTTGGTTTCCATGGGAAAAGTTGAGGAATTGGGAAGGGCTGGGAGGCAAAGGAAGGCTGCATTCATGGTGGTGCCGTGTGTGACATGCTTGCTAGAGGTAAATGTGTTTTCGACTTAAATCCGACTCTTAGCTCCATTAATAGAACCCGTTCTTgtctcagtagtgtgtgtgtttggtgaagGCTTGACCACACTTAATTAACAATGTCAAACACTGACAAGATATAAATCACACTACAAAGTTGGACAGTCTATCCACTGACAGAGACTCTATcggaaatctctctctctctatctgatgTGTGCTTCGCTACCTCTGCACCACATTACACTTCTGTCACTCCATTCTTAACTCCATTCTTAACATTCTTAAGAAGTGAAGAATCTTGAAACAACGTGATCCAGCTTCATTTGAAACATTCTACACTTCACATTCATAGACCTGTCTTGTGtaatttttctgtctttttttcttcttttgtcaTCATACGTCAACACATGTAGGGCAGAAAAGAATAGCTGCCCCATATAGGCATTCACTTTTAAGACCAGGTGTTTAAGTGAGTGATGTATTGCATGACCGTGTAACTAGCCTGGTTGAgactgataataataataataataatagtgacTACTGAGAGTCCACTATTTGAGAAGCAAAGCTGTTGAGACCTTTAAGAACGCAAGTGCACTTCAACAagctgaaatgtgtgtgtatttgagtgtgtgtgtgtggctgtctgTGTATATTTTGCTTTGGTGTTTGTAAATTAGGGTGAAGTTGGAACAAtgtgggcctgtgtgtcagTGCTGGAGAAGAGAGGCCTGGGGCACGGGTGGCTCTGGTAGCCCAGCCGGGGCCTTTATCTTGGGGCATCACTGCTGACTGCTGACTCCCATTTGCTGGTGGTCCGTCTCTGGTTCCTCCTCCACGTTGGCATGGTACTGCTCAAAGCTGTCCTCATCTATGTCAGGAAGTCCCAGGAGCTGGGAGAAGGGGTAGGGGAAGAGAGGTAGAACACAGGTTTTACAGGCACAACACCTTGTCATGCATGATGTCATCCTTACACTGCGTGTGTGGTAAAAATACAGCCGATTCCTTGGCACTAACCTCCGAAATGCTGTTAGAACTGGGCACTTGTTTTTGGATTATCTGCTGTACGATTTATGTACACTTTCTATGCATGTTGTacattgtgctttgtagataatTGTCATTGTGGTTGGCAGGATATACTGTGTATACTCACAGGTCTGAAGGATGTGAAGACTTTCTCAAGAACTTCCAGGAGAGTCTTCTTCCCACAGGAGGAGATGTAGTCCTGGGCTAGCTGCAGGAAGGGCAGGCAGTCCTCACTCTCACTccacacatgctacacacacacacagtgtaaatCAGTTACAGGATATAAGAGAAAGTTAGCCATGTTTACTGTTATGGCCAGCTACTGATGGTTTAGGATTGCTGCAGTCACAGAGTTAGCATTGTATAAAGGAGGGCAGTGTTTTTAGTGAAAGTAGCGCAGTGTAATTAGAGATAAGACACCTCCAAGGACAGCCATGTTAGAGACAAAACAACCGTGtcactcccacacaaacacatgatgtCAGGCGTCTAAGTGCAAAAACAGCTGTGTCACTTCCAGAAAAAACACATACTGTCACAAGTCTCTGTGCAAAACAACTACTTTCCAGATCTGCATTACACTGTACAGTAGGGCTGGATAATGGCCTCGTCTGCCAGAAAATAATGACACTTCCACTAACTGAACCCATGTCCCCAGAGGTGGCCTCTCACTGGCAGGATGAtaatggactgtgtgtgtgtgtgtgtgtgtgtgtgtgtatgtatgtgtgtgtgtgtgtgtgtgtgtgtatttatgtgtgtgtgtgtctgtgtgtgtgtgtgtgtgtgtgaaagaaaaagggagatatacggagagcaagagagagagccagcagaCATGCCCACAGTGATGCATGAGGATTATGATACTGCCCCCTAGAGAACAAGGCAGGCGGTTGA
This genomic window from Hypomesus transpacificus isolate Combined female chromosome 4, fHypTra1, whole genome shotgun sequence contains:
- the LOC124467606 gene encoding E3 ubiquitin-protein ligase znrf2-like, whose protein sequence is MGPKQSSPVADGRTRAYSSSDVPSGTNGGGGFRYTNGPDGPEIRYSNGNHPNSSYQAGVNIPNNRRQGSLLFGSSLDDTDGESGLSGGRHRLLIGSLPAHLSPHMLGGFHCPVCSKFVSSDEMEVHLIMCLTKPRLSYNEDVLAKDSGECSICLDELEQGDTIARLPCLCIYHKGCIDEWFEVNRSCPEHPSD
- the mturn gene encoding maturin yields the protein MEFKQLVEAAEKWCSGNPFDLIFAEEEDERRLDFYAEPGISFYVLCPDNLTGGTDNFHVWSESEDCLPFLQLAQDYISSCGKKTLLEVLEKVFTSFRPLLGLPDIDEDSFEQYHANVEEEPETDHQQMGVSSQQ